In one Fundulus heteroclitus isolate FHET01 chromosome 3, MU-UCD_Fhet_4.1, whole genome shotgun sequence genomic region, the following are encoded:
- the invs gene encoding inversin isoform X1, whose protein sequence is MASASSSPGSASPGSQVHAAAVNGDRSALVKLISAEPLLRDHEDQFGRTPLMYCVLADRLDCAEVLLKAGASVNKTDHSQRSALHLAAQKGNVRFLKLLLSRRANCLQKDLEGMTPLHLATRHPSPKALALLLKHIGPGEVDTQDKNKQTALHWSAFYNRPEHVRLLIKHDSNIGIPDSEGKIPLHWAAHSQEASATQTVRCILEAAPTESLLNWQDYEGRTPLHFAVADGNQAVVEVLTSYEGCNVTAYDNLFRTPLHWAALLGHAKIVHLLLERNTSGTIPSDSQGATPLHYGAQSNNAETVGVFLSHPSVKDEPDLEGRTAFMWAAGKGSDDVIRTMLALAPRIDINMADKYGGTALHAASLSGHVSTVRLLLEKGATVDSLDVMKHTPLFRACEMGYKDVILTLIKGSACVDLVDVDGHTALHWAALGGNAEVCQILMENGISPNVQDHAGRTPLQCAAYGGYITCMAVLMENNADPNIQDKEGRTALHWSCNNGYLDAVKLLLGYNAFPNQMEHTEERYTPLDYALLGGHSEVTQFMLEHGALSIAAIQDIAAATIQAVYKGYTVRKAFRERKQLLMRHEQLRKDAAKKREEGQRRRGAAQRVPEDGADRRRVSPSGAEQEELLLTNIVEGLNVNDSTLDAKNRAKIKEGRHKAQRSRLSRRSIAAERHAAPEALSCSSTLSDHAASEAPQHTKLKKLLSPAGSREPPSPRPTPHTAPRAGQRSSSVASAASTAVSPADRAEARPGEGRKKDSSRKHRSHKEPTSEAALRDRAQPPSLRSSSSSDPKRLRRRAQPEVTSTGTEEERVRRNEAARVLQRAWQRFCARRRREVRACEEAEPSKSSCTHGRKKMDNRAAPGKPASSKSSVLQSIYGNSMARRGRSLQGSQPHLLLDAPLRTQSQLGGLDFVHLTDALSQAKQFSYHLRPQSAGQGTRGRGKH, encoded by the exons CGGAGCCCCTGTTGAGAGACCACGAGGACCAGTTTGGCCGCACCCCGCTGATGTACTGCGTGCTGGCCGACCGGCTGGACTGCGCCGAGGTTCTGCTGAAGGCCGGAGCCTCGGTCAACAAGACGGACCACAGCCAGCGGAGCGCTCTGCACCTGGCGGCACAGAAG GGCAATGTGCGTTTCCTGAAGTTGCTCCTGTCCAGGCGGGCCAACTGTCTGCAGAAGGATTTGGAGGGAATGACCCCGCTCCACCTGGCCACCCGACACCCGTCTCCCAAAGCCCTCGCCCTGCTGCTCAAACACATCGGGCCTGGAGAGGTGGACACACAGGACAAGAATAAG CAAACCGCTCTTCACTGGTCGGCGTTTTATAACCGGCCGGAGCACGTCCGCCTTCTCATCAAGCACGATTCCAACATCGGCATCCCGGACAGCGAGGGCAAGATACCTCTGCACTGGGCGGCGCACAGCCAGGAGGCCAGCGCCACGCAAACCGTGCGCTGCATACTG gaagCGGCGCCCACAGAGTCCCTGCTGAACTGGCAGGACTATGAGGGTCGGACGCCTTTGCACTTTGCCGTCGCCGACGGTAACCAGGCCGTGGTTGAGGTGCTGACGTCTTACGAGGGCTGCAACGTCACCGCTTACGACAACCTGTTCAGGACGCCGCTGCACTGGGCGGCTCTGCTGG GGCATGCAAAAATCGTCCATCTGCTGCTGGAGCGAAACACATCTGGGACGATTCCCTCGGACAGCCAAGGAGCGACGCCGCTGCATTACGGAGCTCAGAGCAACAACGCT GAGACGGTCGGTGTGTTTCTGTCGCACCCGTCTGTGAAAGACGAGCCCGACCTGGAGGGGCGGACGGCCTTCATGTGGGCCGCCGGGAAGGGCAGCGACGACGTCATCCGCACCATGCTCGCCCTCGCCCCTCGAATCGACATCAACATGGCCGACAAGTACGGCGGCACCG CGCTCCACGCCGCCTCCCTGTCAGGCCACGTGAGCACGGTGAGGCTGCTGCTGGAGAAGGGAGCGACGGTCGACTCTCTGGACGTCATGAAGCACACGCCGCTGTTCCGCGCCTGCGAGATGGGTTACAAAGATGTTATACTCACGCTCAtcaaag GTTCCGCCTGTGTTGACCTGGTCGATGTGGACGGTCACACCGCTCTCCACTGGGCGGCCCTGGGGGGGAACGCCGAGGTCTGCCAGATACTGATGGAGAACGGGATTAGTCCCAACGTGCAG GATCACGCGGGACGCACTCCGTTGCAGTGCGCCGCCTACGGTGGTTACATCACATGCATGGCGGTTCTCATGGAGAACAATGCCGACCCAAACATTCAGGACAAGGAG GGGCGGACGGCGCTCCACTGGTCTTGCAACAACGGGTACCTGGATGctgtgaagctgctgctggGCTACAACGCCTTCCCCAACCAAATGGAGCACACCGAGGAGAG ATATACCCCCCTGGACTACGCTTTGCTGGGGGGCCACAGCGAGGTGACCCAGTTCATGCTGGAGCATGGCGCTCTGTCCATAGCGGCCATCCAGGACATCGCCGCCGCCACCATCCAGGCCGTCTACAAGGGCTACACCGTCCGTAAGGCCTTCAGGGAGAGGAAGCAGCTCCTCATGCGGCACGAGCAACTGCGCAAGGACGCGGCCAA aaagagagaggaagggCAGCGAAGGAGAGGGGCAGCGCAGCGGGTTCCAGAGGACGGCGCAGACAGACGACGGGTTTCACCGTCGGGAGCGGAGCAGGAGGAGCTCCTCTTAACGAACATCGTGGAAGGCCTAAACGTGAACGATTCGACTTTGGACGCGAAGAACCGCGCAAAGATCAAAGAAGGGAGGCATAAAG CCCAGAGGAGCAGGTTATCCAGAAGAAGTATCGCAGCTGAAAGACATGCAGCCCCTGAAGCTTTGAGCTGCAGTTCTACTCTGAGCGACCACGCCGCGTCTGAAGCTCCGCAGCACACCAAGCTGAAGAAGCTCCTCTCTCCCGCCGGCTCCAGAGAGCCCCCCAGTCCAAGACCCACACCCCACACAGCGCCCAGAGCTGGGCAACGATCCTCCTCGGTGGCGTCTGCTGCTTCCACGGCCGTCTCCCCTGCTGACCGAGCTGAGGCGAGACCCGGAGAGGGCAGGAAGAAAGACTCCTCACGCAAGCACAGGAGCCACAAGGAGCCGACCTCAGAGGCAGCTCTCAGAGACCGGGCTCAGCCTCCGTCACTGAGGAGCAGCTCCTCTTCAGATCCCAAGAGGCTTCGGAGGAGAGCGCAGCCTGAGGTGACCTCAACAGGCACCGAGGAGGAGCGGGTCAGGAGGAATGAAGCCGCACGTGTCCTCCAGCGAGCGTGGCAAAG gTTCTGTGCACGCAGGAGGAGAGAGGTGAGGGCCTGTGAAGAAGCCGAGCCGAGCAAGTCGAGCTGCACCCACGGAAGGAAGAAAATGGACAACAGAGCGGCGCCTGGCAAACCTGCGTCGAGTAAAAGCTCCGTGCTGCAGAGCATCTATG GTAACTCTATGGCGCGACGAGGACGCTCGCTGCAGGGCTCTCAGCCCCACCTCCTGCTGGACGCTCCCCTACGCACGCAGAGTCAGC TGGGCGGTCTAGACTTCGTGCACCTGACCGACGCCTTGAGTCAAGCCAAGCAGTTCTCCTACCACCTGAGACCGCAGAGTGCAGGACAGGGGACGAGAGGCCGCGGGAAACACTGa
- the invs gene encoding inversin isoform X2: MASASSSPGSASPGSQVHAAAVNGDRSALVKLISAEPLLRDHEDQFGRTPLMYCVLADRLDCAEVLLKAGASVNKTDHSQRSALHLAAQKGNVRFLKLLLSRRANCLQKDLEGMTPLHLATRHPSPKALALLLKHIGPGEVDTQDKNKQTALHWSAFYNRPEHVRLLIKHDSNIGIPDSEGKIPLHWAAHSQEASATQTVRCILEAAPTESLLNWQDYEGRTPLHFAVADGNQAVVEVLTSYEGCNVTAYDNLFRTPLHWAALLGHAKIVHLLLERNTSGTIPSDSQGATPLHYGAQSNNAETVGVFLSHPSVKDEPDLEGRTAFMWAAGKGSDDVIRTMLALAPRIDINMADKYGGTALHAASLSGHVSTVRLLLEKGATVDSLDVMKHTPLFRACEMGYKDVILTLIKGSACVDLVDVDGHTALHWAALGGNAEVCQILMENGISPNVQDHAGRTPLQCAAYGGYITCMAVLMENNADPNIQDKEGRTALHWSCNNGYLDAVKLLLGYNAFPNQMEHTEERKREEGQRRRGAAQRVPEDGADRRRVSPSGAEQEELLLTNIVEGLNVNDSTLDAKNRAKIKEGRHKAQRSRLSRRSIAAERHAAPEALSCSSTLSDHAASEAPQHTKLKKLLSPAGSREPPSPRPTPHTAPRAGQRSSSVASAASTAVSPADRAEARPGEGRKKDSSRKHRSHKEPTSEAALRDRAQPPSLRSSSSSDPKRLRRRAQPEVTSTGTEEERVRRNEAARVLQRAWQRFCARRRREVRACEEAEPSKSSCTHGRKKMDNRAAPGKPASSKSSVLQSIYGNSMARRGRSLQGSQPHLLLDAPLRTQSQLGGLDFVHLTDALSQAKQFSYHLRPQSAGQGTRGRGKH; this comes from the exons CGGAGCCCCTGTTGAGAGACCACGAGGACCAGTTTGGCCGCACCCCGCTGATGTACTGCGTGCTGGCCGACCGGCTGGACTGCGCCGAGGTTCTGCTGAAGGCCGGAGCCTCGGTCAACAAGACGGACCACAGCCAGCGGAGCGCTCTGCACCTGGCGGCACAGAAG GGCAATGTGCGTTTCCTGAAGTTGCTCCTGTCCAGGCGGGCCAACTGTCTGCAGAAGGATTTGGAGGGAATGACCCCGCTCCACCTGGCCACCCGACACCCGTCTCCCAAAGCCCTCGCCCTGCTGCTCAAACACATCGGGCCTGGAGAGGTGGACACACAGGACAAGAATAAG CAAACCGCTCTTCACTGGTCGGCGTTTTATAACCGGCCGGAGCACGTCCGCCTTCTCATCAAGCACGATTCCAACATCGGCATCCCGGACAGCGAGGGCAAGATACCTCTGCACTGGGCGGCGCACAGCCAGGAGGCCAGCGCCACGCAAACCGTGCGCTGCATACTG gaagCGGCGCCCACAGAGTCCCTGCTGAACTGGCAGGACTATGAGGGTCGGACGCCTTTGCACTTTGCCGTCGCCGACGGTAACCAGGCCGTGGTTGAGGTGCTGACGTCTTACGAGGGCTGCAACGTCACCGCTTACGACAACCTGTTCAGGACGCCGCTGCACTGGGCGGCTCTGCTGG GGCATGCAAAAATCGTCCATCTGCTGCTGGAGCGAAACACATCTGGGACGATTCCCTCGGACAGCCAAGGAGCGACGCCGCTGCATTACGGAGCTCAGAGCAACAACGCT GAGACGGTCGGTGTGTTTCTGTCGCACCCGTCTGTGAAAGACGAGCCCGACCTGGAGGGGCGGACGGCCTTCATGTGGGCCGCCGGGAAGGGCAGCGACGACGTCATCCGCACCATGCTCGCCCTCGCCCCTCGAATCGACATCAACATGGCCGACAAGTACGGCGGCACCG CGCTCCACGCCGCCTCCCTGTCAGGCCACGTGAGCACGGTGAGGCTGCTGCTGGAGAAGGGAGCGACGGTCGACTCTCTGGACGTCATGAAGCACACGCCGCTGTTCCGCGCCTGCGAGATGGGTTACAAAGATGTTATACTCACGCTCAtcaaag GTTCCGCCTGTGTTGACCTGGTCGATGTGGACGGTCACACCGCTCTCCACTGGGCGGCCCTGGGGGGGAACGCCGAGGTCTGCCAGATACTGATGGAGAACGGGATTAGTCCCAACGTGCAG GATCACGCGGGACGCACTCCGTTGCAGTGCGCCGCCTACGGTGGTTACATCACATGCATGGCGGTTCTCATGGAGAACAATGCCGACCCAAACATTCAGGACAAGGAG GGGCGGACGGCGCTCCACTGGTCTTGCAACAACGGGTACCTGGATGctgtgaagctgctgctggGCTACAACGCCTTCCCCAACCAAATGGAGCACACCGAGGAGAG aaagagagaggaagggCAGCGAAGGAGAGGGGCAGCGCAGCGGGTTCCAGAGGACGGCGCAGACAGACGACGGGTTTCACCGTCGGGAGCGGAGCAGGAGGAGCTCCTCTTAACGAACATCGTGGAAGGCCTAAACGTGAACGATTCGACTTTGGACGCGAAGAACCGCGCAAAGATCAAAGAAGGGAGGCATAAAG CCCAGAGGAGCAGGTTATCCAGAAGAAGTATCGCAGCTGAAAGACATGCAGCCCCTGAAGCTTTGAGCTGCAGTTCTACTCTGAGCGACCACGCCGCGTCTGAAGCTCCGCAGCACACCAAGCTGAAGAAGCTCCTCTCTCCCGCCGGCTCCAGAGAGCCCCCCAGTCCAAGACCCACACCCCACACAGCGCCCAGAGCTGGGCAACGATCCTCCTCGGTGGCGTCTGCTGCTTCCACGGCCGTCTCCCCTGCTGACCGAGCTGAGGCGAGACCCGGAGAGGGCAGGAAGAAAGACTCCTCACGCAAGCACAGGAGCCACAAGGAGCCGACCTCAGAGGCAGCTCTCAGAGACCGGGCTCAGCCTCCGTCACTGAGGAGCAGCTCCTCTTCAGATCCCAAGAGGCTTCGGAGGAGAGCGCAGCCTGAGGTGACCTCAACAGGCACCGAGGAGGAGCGGGTCAGGAGGAATGAAGCCGCACGTGTCCTCCAGCGAGCGTGGCAAAG gTTCTGTGCACGCAGGAGGAGAGAGGTGAGGGCCTGTGAAGAAGCCGAGCCGAGCAAGTCGAGCTGCACCCACGGAAGGAAGAAAATGGACAACAGAGCGGCGCCTGGCAAACCTGCGTCGAGTAAAAGCTCCGTGCTGCAGAGCATCTATG GTAACTCTATGGCGCGACGAGGACGCTCGCTGCAGGGCTCTCAGCCCCACCTCCTGCTGGACGCTCCCCTACGCACGCAGAGTCAGC TGGGCGGTCTAGACTTCGTGCACCTGACCGACGCCTTGAGTCAAGCCAAGCAGTTCTCCTACCACCTGAGACCGCAGAGTGCAGGACAGGGGACGAGAGGCCGCGGGAAACACTGa